In Juglans regia cultivar Chandler chromosome 13, Walnut 2.0, whole genome shotgun sequence, the following proteins share a genomic window:
- the LOC108981028 gene encoding wall-associated receptor kinase 2-like, producing MDLRRMFLELVICVAVILSAMGAAAVAFPIAKSPHCQDRCGDVPVPYPFGTTKNCSLDDDFLMRCDSSGHPPVLIAGKNLNVTNISMNGELDILMYIAKQCYMKNGTALKPNRPRINYPAFTISNTKNKFFTIGCDSYAYLNAFRNNESFSIGCMSICKSLTNVENGSCTGIGCCQVDIPKGLKNFTLEARSYYNHTYVSEFNPCSFAFVAKEDDMFNFSSSYLKSLQGNESYPMVFEWAIGNETCETAPNKPEYVCGGNTLCDVPPEGVDGYRCKCKEGYKGNPYLSDGCQDINECEADPKPCDIITSRCNNTDGGFTCPCLDGYEVDINESTSCRLKARTNRSKINIIIPLAISIGLIVLFVGGSSLYCGLKRRKLFKLKEKFFQQNGGLFLQQKLSNDRTSMETVKIFRAKELEKATNNYDESRVLGQGSYGTVYRGVLPDNKLVAIKKSKFCDQSQIEQFINEVIVLTQINHRNVVKLLGCCLETEVPLLVYEFITNGTLSKHIHDKVLSSSLSWEKRLKIATDTAGALAYMHFSTSIPIIHRDVKPANILLDDNYSAKVSDFGTSRLVPLDQTQLTTLVQGTLGYLDPEYFHSSQLTEKSDVYSFGVVVAELLTGKKALSFDGPEIDRNLAMYFSSAVKGDRLHQILEVHLVSDGNIYEIDEVANLVKRCLSVRGEDRPTMKEVAMELDRLRSMEKHQLGEANLYTEETDYCVKTPAIHCFNIGVDDGCSSTSTTVGYEVSMKTQVSKPLDDGR from the exons ATGGATTTGCGTAGGATGTTCTTGGAATTAGTGATATGTGTTGCAGTGATATTGTCGGCAATGGGTGCTGCAGCTGTAGCATTTCCAATAGCCAAGAGCCCTCACTGCCAGGATCGGTGTGGAGATGTTCCAGTTCCATATCCATTTGGTACAACTAAAAATTGCTCCCTAGATGATGATTTTCTCATGAGATGTGATTCGTCTGGCCATCCTCCTGTACTAATAGCCGGTAAAAATTTGAATGTCACAAACATTTCGATGAACGGCGAGCTTGACATCTTGATGTATATAGCCAAACAGTGCTACATGAAGAATGGTACGGCACTTAAGCCTAACAGACCCAGGATCAACTACCCGgctttcacaatttccaacaccAAAAACAAGTTCTTCACCATTGGCTGCGACAGTTATGCTTATCTCAATGCTTTCCGAAACAATGAAAGCTTCTCCATAGGCTGCATGTCTATATGCAAAAGTCTTACAAATGTCGAAAATGGATCTTGCACTGGGATTGGGTGTTGCCAGGTTGACATCCCAAAGGGATTGAAGAACTTTACTTTGGAAGCTCGTAGCTATTACAATCACACATATGTCTCTGAATTCAATCCATGCAGCTTTGCTTTTGTGGCTAAAGAGGATGACATGTTCAATTTCTCCTCTAGTTATCTTAAAAGCCTGCAAGGGAATGAGAGCTATCCAATGGTTTTTGAATGGGCAATCGGTAATGAAACATGTGAAACTGCTCCGAACAAGCCAGAATACGTATGTGGGGGTAACACCTTATGTGATGTTCCCCCAGAAGGGGTCGATGGGTATCGTTGCAAGTGCAAAGAAGGTTATAAAGGAAACCCATACCTCTCTGATGGTTGCCAAG ATATTAATGAGTGCGAAGCAGATCCGAAACCCTGCGATATTATTACATCAAGATGCAACAACACTGACGGGGGTTTTACATGTCCGTGCCTTGACGGATACGAAGTCGATATAAACGAATCAACAAGTTGCAGACTTAAAGCGCGGACCAACCGATCAAAGATTAATATCATTATTCCACTCG CTATCAGCATTGGCCTCATTGTATTGTTTGTGGGAGGTTCTTCACTATATTGTGGgctaaaaagaagaaaactattCAAGCTGAAAGAGAAATTCTTTCAACAAAATGGTGGCTTGTTTCTACAACAAAAACTCTCGAATGATAGAACTTCCATGGAGACAGTCAAAATCTTTAGAGcaaaagaacttgaaaaagcTACAAACAATTATGATGAGAGTAGAGTCCTTGGCCAAGGAAGCTATGGAACTGTCTATAGAGGAGTCTTACCAGATAATAAGCTGGTCGCCATtaagaaatcaaaattttgtgaTCAAAGCCAAATTGAACAATTTATTAATGAGGTGATTGTGCTTACCCAAATTAACCATAGAAATGTGGTTAAGCTATTAGGTTGTTGTCTAGAAACAGAAGTGCCATTACTAGTTTATGAATTCATCACAAATGGGACTCTTTCGAAACACATTCATGATAAAGtcctatcatcctcactctcatgGGAAAAACGTTTGAAGATAGCAACAGATACTGCAGGAGCACTTGCATACATGCATTTCTCAACTTCCATACCAATTATACATAGGGATGTGAAACCTGCCAATATACTTTTAGATGATAATTATTCAGCAAAGGTTTCCGACTTTGGAACTTCAAGATTGGTCCCACTTGATCAAACACAGTTAACTACTTTAGTACAGGGCACTTTGGGGTACTTAGACCCAGAATACTTTCATAGTAGTCAACTTACAGAAAAAAGTGATGTCTACAGCTTTGGTGTTGTTGTGGCTGAGTTATTGACTGGTAAGAAAGCACTTTCTTTTGATGGACCTGAAATTGATAGAAATCTAGCTATGTACTTTAGTTCTGCGGTAAAAGGGGATCGCTTACATCAAATTCTTGAGGTCCATCTTGTAAGTGATGGTAATATTTATGAGATAGATGAAGTTGCCAATCTTGTAAAACGGTGCTTAAGTGTTAGAGGGGAAGATAGGCCTACAATGAAGGAAGTGGCAATGGAGCTAGACAGGTTGAGAAGTATGGAAAAACATCAATTGGGAGAAGCAAATCTCTATACAGAAGAAACTGACTATTGTGTCAAAACACCTGCAATTCACTGTTTCAACATTGGTGTCGATGATGGATGTTCTTCTACCAGTACAACTGTTGGATACGAGGTCAGTATGAAAACCCAAGTCTCAAAACCATTGGATGATGGCAGATGA